One window of Chryseobacterium indologenes genomic DNA carries:
- a CDS encoding MBL fold metallo-hydrolase translates to MKLQLWRNATLLLNIDGVSILIDPMLGEKGSRGKMPMTDSELLNPLVDLPFNKEELNKKLKSVDAVAVTHLHPDNWDVAAIELLDKNIPVICPDVISKQIAGQGFKNIITINNDPVQFKNIEISTTKGQHGTGEIGEKMGIVNGFVFKTENKSVYIAGDTIWYDEIAQEIAQHQPQHIIVAGGAATFSIGDPIIMTSEDILKVCEYAPESTVWVTHLETLSHCREDRKFIKEKINENSLEKRCFVLDNGEEAELKF, encoded by the coding sequence ATGAAATTACAATTGTGGCGTAATGCAACATTACTACTGAATATTGATGGAGTTTCTATTCTGATAGATCCCATGCTCGGAGAAAAAGGTTCCAGAGGAAAAATGCCAATGACAGACAGCGAATTACTCAATCCTCTCGTAGACCTGCCTTTTAATAAAGAAGAATTAAATAAAAAATTAAAAAGTGTAGATGCGGTTGCTGTAACCCACCTTCACCCTGATAATTGGGACGTTGCTGCCATTGAACTTCTTGATAAAAACATTCCGGTTATATGCCCGGATGTCATTTCGAAACAAATTGCAGGACAAGGTTTCAAAAACATTATTACGATTAATAATGATCCGGTTCAATTCAAAAATATTGAGATATCAACCACCAAAGGACAGCATGGAACCGGAGAAATCGGAGAAAAAATGGGAATCGTGAATGGATTTGTATTTAAAACAGAAAATAAATCAGTATACATCGCAGGAGATACTATCTGGTATGATGAAATTGCTCAGGAAATTGCTCAGCATCAGCCACAACACATCATTGTAGCAGGAGGAGCTGCTACTTTTTCCATAGGAGATCCCATTATTATGACCAGCGAAGACATTCTGAAAGTATGTGAATATGCTCCGGAGTCTACTGTTTGGGTAACTCATCTTGAAACCTTAAGCCATTGCAGGGAAGACAGAAAATTTATTAAGGAGAAAATCAATGAAAACAGCTTAGAAAAGAGATGCTTTGTACTTGATAACGGTGAAGAAGCTGAATTAAAATTTTAA